TTGACCCGGGCCGACTCCTCGTTGGCGACGACGAACTCGACTTCGTCGAGGTGCGGCGCGCCCTCCCAGTAGGCGTCGTAGCGGCGGAACACGGCCGAGCGGCCGGGGGAGAAGGAGACGAAGCGGAAGGGTCCGGAGCCGATCGGCTTCCTGTCGAAGTCGGCGGCGTTCCTCCCGGCGTTCTCCGGCACGATGTACGCGCCGAACGCGGCCAGCACGTTGGGGAATTCCGCGGTCGGCCGCTTCAGCACGAACTCGATGCCCCGTTCACCGGTGGCCCGGCTCGCGTCGAGGTCGATGGGCTCCAGGGACGCCTTCGCGCGGAACGCCTTCTCGGGGTCGGCGATCCGGCGGTAGCTGTAGAGGACGTCCTTGGCGGTGACGGGCGAGCCGTCGTGGAAGGTGGCCTCGCGCAGGGTGACCTGCCAGCGGTCCAGGGTCTTGTTCGGCTCCCACTTGGCGGCCAGGCGGGGGCGCGCCGACAGATCGGCGCCGTAGTCGGCGAGCTTGTCGTAGAGGGCCTTGGCGCGGGCGACGTCGGCGAACAGGTTGGCCAGGTGCGGGTCGAGGGTCTCGCTCGCGCCGCCGCCCGCGAACGCGGCGCGCAGCCGTCCGCCCCGCTTGGGGGTCCCGTCGTCGCCGCTCGCCCCGGGGTCGGTGCCGTCCGCGCCGCACGCGGTCAGGGCGAGCGCGCCGAGGGTGGCGGCGCCCGTGGCGGCGAGGAAGCCGCGTCGGCGCAGACCGGGGAAACGTTCGTCGTGCATGAGGGTTCCTTGGGTTCGGTGGGAAGCGGGATCGTGGGGGTGGAGGGATCAGGGGGGAGGGATCAGGGGGTGGAGGCGAGGCGCGCGACGACGTGCAGACGGTCCGCGTCCGCCGTTCGGCCGGGCAACCGGCCCTCCCGCCACGGCGGTTCGGTGCGCGGGCCCGGCCCGTCGTGCAGTTCGAGCACCTCGAAGCCGCGTGCGGTCAGGAGGTGGCGCAGCTCCTGCGGGAACAACAACCGCCAGGCGGACCGCTGTTCGACGGGGGGAGCGCCGTCGTCCGAGGTCCAGACCCGGGTGCGGCGCAGCAGTTGGGCCGTGCGGTCCACGGTGAGGGTGGTGGTGGACCGGTAGGCGGTGCCCTGCCAGGTGAAGGCGTTGACGGCCGGGGTGCCGAGCAGGTCGGTACGGCCCAGGAAGTAGGCGCCGTTGCGCATCTCGGCGACCAGCAGTCCGCCGGGTGCCATTGCCCGGCGGCAGGAGGAGAGGAAGCCGTCGAGCTGGTCGTTGGTGTGGCAGTACAGCGGGGAGCTGTCCAGGCAGACGACCGCGTCGAAGGCCGCCCGGCCCAGGTCGAAGCCGTGCAGATCGGCCCGTACGTACGCCGGACCGGGATACCGGGCGCGGGCGTGGGCGAGCATTGCCTCGGAGAGGTCGGCGCCGGTCACCGTACGGCCGACGTGGTGCAGGTGGGCGGCGTCGCGTCCGGTGCCGCAACCCATGTCCAGGACCCGCGGTCCGGCCCCGTGGCGCCGCAGACAGTCCTCGGCCCAGCGTCCGGCCAGTCGTCCGGGATCGGGGAAGCGGGCCTCGTACAGCTCAGGATTGTCGGTGAGGAGGTTGGCGTTCGTCATGCGCTGCTCCTCTCACCCGCCGTGGCGGGAACCACGGCTTCGGGGTTCGGGGGCAGCGCCCCCGACCGGTGCAGCCGACGGACACCGGCCGCCGACACCAGACCGAACAGGGCACAGCACACCCACGGCAGCCACGCGTGACCGCCGCGCTCCCCGGTGTCCATGGCCCACCCGACGACGGTGTTGCCGACGGCGGCCGCGACGCCGGAGACGACGTAGAAGATCCCGAAGTACGTGCCGGTCAGTTCCGGTCGGCCGAAGCGTGGGATCAGCTCCATGACGAACGGCGAGGCCACCATGAGACCGAGGTAGAGGAGCAGCGCGCCGAGGAGGACGGGGACGGCGGCGCTCCAGCCGGAGGCGCCGAGCGCGGTTCCCATGGCGGGCGGCAGGAAGGCCAGACCGGTCAGGGCGAGTCCCACACTGATCCAACGGGCCCTGTCGCCACGTGACTTGAGCGTTTTGGTGATGCGCAGCTGAAGCGCGAGGTTGGCGAGCGTACCGACGAGGAAGACGAGACCGGCGGACCCGTCCCAGCCGGTCGCCTCCCGGGCCCCGGCCGGCAGCAGCAGATACAGCTGGTTCTCCAGGGTGAACATGCCGACCATGGCGAGCGCGAAGGCCAGGAAGGCCCGGTTGCCGAGCACCTCCCGCCAGTCCCCGAGGACACCGCCGCCGCTCGGCTCGACCTTCCGCGCCGGCAGGACGAGGGCCTGGGCGACGGTGAGGGCGGCGAAGACACCGGCGGCCGTGAGCGCCGACGTACGGAAGTCCACCAGCAGCAGGACACTGCCCAGCAGCGGCCCGATCAGCGCGCCCGTCGTGGCGAAGACGTTGAACAGTGCGAACGCCTCCGCCTTG
The DNA window shown above is from Streptomyces akebiae and carries:
- a CDS encoding class I SAM-dependent DNA methyltransferase — its product is MTNANLLTDNPELYEARFPDPGRLAGRWAEDCLRRHGAGPRVLDMGCGTGRDAAHLHHVGRTVTGADLSEAMLAHARARYPGPAYVRADLHGFDLGRAAFDAVVCLDSSPLYCHTNDQLDGFLSSCRRAMAPGGLLVAEMRNGAYFLGRTDLLGTPAVNAFTWQGTAYRSTTTLTVDRTAQLLRRTRVWTSDDGAPPVEQRSAWRLLFPQELRHLLTARGFEVLELHDGPGPRTEPPWREGRLPGRTADADRLHVVARLASTP
- a CDS encoding MFS transporter — its product is MQTWHEIRRFPFAVRLLLVNQLGVNIGFYLLIPYLATHLTENLGMSAAVVGIVLGVRNLSQQGLFIIGGSASDRLGARGVIIAGCALRTVGFGLFALGDGLAVLLAASVLSGLAGALFNPAVRAYLAQEAGERKAEAFALFNVFATTGALIGPLLGSVLLLVDFRTSALTAAGVFAALTVAQALVLPARKVEPSGGGVLGDWREVLGNRAFLAFALAMVGMFTLENQLYLLLPAGAREATGWDGSAGLVFLVGTLANLALQLRITKTLKSRGDRARWISVGLALTGLAFLPPAMGTALGASGWSAAVPVLLGALLLYLGLMVASPFVMELIPRFGRPELTGTYFGIFYVVSGVAAAVGNTVVGWAMDTGERGGHAWLPWVCCALFGLVSAAGVRRLHRSGALPPNPEAVVPATAGERSSA